Sequence from the Nocardia brasiliensis genome:
TGTCCGCGACGAACTGCGACACCGACTCGATCACACCGGTTTGCACCCACTGGTCGAGTGTCGCTGCGACATCCTCTGGAACGGTCACAGTGACCGTCCGTGTCTTCTTTGCCACACGGAAAGGGTAGCGCGCGGTCGCTGGCAGCGGAGGTGGAGAGCCGTGGCCAAGAATGTGGGGACGGACCGCCTGCCCCACGTTTGCCCTACGAAATCGGTGTGGGGCAAGAGAGAGTACTCATCAACAGCTCTCTAGCTGGACTAACTTGTGGGCGCAGAGGGGATCGAACCCCCGACCGCTGGTGTGTAAAACCAGAGCTCTACCGCTGAGCTATACGCCCTCGACCTTGTCGGCCGGGTTATGAATCTAGCGCGGCGAGCGCTTTCTCCCAAGCCGCCTGGTCACGGGGCTCGCCGGGGGCGTTCATCTCGGCGAAGCGGATGTGTCCTTCGCGGTCTACGACGAAGGTGCCGCGGTTGGGGTAGCCGGATTTCTGGTTGAAGACGTCGTAGGCCTGGGCTACGGCGCCGTGCGGCCAGAAGTCGGACAGCAGGGGGAAGGTGTAGCCCTGCTCGGCGGCCCAGATCTTGTGGGTGGGCGGGGGGCCGACGGAGATCGCGAGGATCTCCGCGTTGTCATTCTGGAACTTCGGCAGTTCGTCACGCACCTTGCACAGTTCACCTTGGCAGATGCCGGTGAAGGCGAGCGGGTAGAAGACGATGAGCACGTTCTTCTTGCCGCGGTAGTCGGACAGGCTGACGTCCTGGTTGTTCTGGTCTTTCAGCGTGAAATCCGGCGCGACAGTGCCAACTTCGAGCGGCATCGCAAATCCTCCATCGTGTCGGTTTTCCGCCGGGCGGCGCGTTCACCGCCCGGCGACACCATAGCGAAAGGTGGGTCAGCGCTGCTTCGAGGGCGCCTTCGGTTGCACCAGGCGGCTACCCGCCCAGGTTCCCAAGCTGATCGCCGAAGTCTGAGTCAGACCGGCGGTCGGTGCGGATTCAGCGATTTCGCTCGGTTCCACATGGCCCGGATGTCCGGTCTTGGGCGTGAGTACCCAGACGAAGCCTTCGTCGGCGAGTGGTCCAATCGCATCCATCAGGGCGTCGACCAGGTCACCGTCGCCATCGCGCCACCACAGCAGCACGACGTCGATTACTTCGTCGGAATCCTCATCGACGAGCTCGCTGCCGATCGATTCCTCGACGTCGGCCCGCAGGTCGTCGTCGACGTCATCGTCCCAGCCCAATTCCTGGACAACCATGCCGTGTGTAATGCCAAGCTTCTGAGCGTAGTTCTGCGCGTCCGCCGCGGCGACCACGGTGGTGTCCTCCTCAACTCCCGACAATAGGTAGTTGCAAGCGAACATGGTTATGGCTCTCAGCGCAAGCCGATCGACAGAAATAGGCCCGGAATGTCGCGAGAAGATGCGGGCTTCAGCGTTTCGGGCAGGCGTCGCGTACGGCGTTTCGCGCGTCGTTGACCCGCCTGCTTGCGTCGTTGAGCGGGCCGACCGGCGCGGTGTAGGTCATCTTGCGGGTCTCGGCGGACAACGCGCGCGCCGCTGTGACGTAGTCGGTGAATTTCGCGGCCAGATCCTCGGGCATGGCGTCCTTGGCGGTGCTGATTCCGGTCTCCACCTTGTTCGCGGCGTCATCCAGGGTTGACGCGGCGAGTTCGCGTTTGGCGGCGTAGTCCGGGGCGTTGGCGTCGTGCGCGTCGATGAACTCGTTGTATTTGGACACGCCGACGCCGGTGGTGGTGGGGAACTGGGTGCAGTTGTCGTTGATCGCCTTGGACTGCGCGGCAGCCCGTTTGGATGAGGTCGCGGCGGCCGAGGAGGCGGCCGCCTCGGTCTTGTAGGCCGCTAGATCGGCGGTGTTTGGACCGGCCGTGCCCTGGACCCGGTTGCCGCAGCCCGCGATGACCAGCCCGACCGCGAGTGCTCCGGCGGCGCAGATCAATCCGAATCGGCGTGGGTCCAGCGTTCTCACTCGTCCTCCCGGTCAGGTCTGATCAGGTCGAAAACTTCGGCGGCCTCGGCTCATCGGTGAGCGCAGCGAGCGAATCCAAGACGCGGCGCCCACGGCATATGACGGAGCCGAGCGGCAGCGCGGCGCAGTCGTGAGTGAGCGTAGCGAGTGAATCGAGGACGCAGCGCCCCTGGGCGGCATGGAGCCGAGCGTCAGCGAGGCGCAATGTTGCCCAGCGCACGGTACTGGAGTTCCTGCTGACATGATGACCTGGGGCACACCATCGGCAAGGATGGAGGGTGCGCCCGAACCTTTCGTAGATCGAGTGGTACGCAGACCCACGCGACGCCACTCAGGGATACCGACGCCATCCGCATGTCCACCCCTGTACGAGGAGCAGATTTGACCGACCTGATCCACTCTTCCGCTCCAGCGCAATCCGCTGGATCCGATACTGCCCCCGCTCCCGCCGCAGGCCGCGATCCGAACGGATCGTCAGCTCCGGCTGGACGGGTGCGGGTAATCCGCGAAGGGGTGGCGTCCTACCTACCGGACATCGACCCGGAGGAAACCAGCGAATGGCTCGAGTCGTTCGATGAGATGCTCGACCGGGAGGGCCCGGGCCGAGCGCGTTACCTCATGCTCCGCCTGTTGGAGCGGGCCGGTGAACGGCGAGTCGCCATCCCCGCCTTGACTTCCACCGACTACGTCAACACCATCCCGACCGAGAACGAGCCGTGGTTCCCCGGCGACGAAGAGGTGGAGCGGCGCTTCCGCGCCTGGATCCGCTGGAACGCCGCGATCATGGTGCATCGCGCGCAGCGGCCCGGAATCGGTGTCGGCGGCCATATTTCGACCTACGCGTCCTCGGCGGCGCTCTACGAGGTGGGCTTCAACCACTTCTTCCGCGGCAAGGATCACCCGGGCGGCGGCGACTCGATCTTCATCCAGGGCCACGCCTCGCCTGGCATCTACGCGCGCGCGTTTCTCGAGGGCCGGCTTGGCACCGATCGGCTCGACGGCTTCCGGCAGGAGTACAGCCACGGCGGCCCCGGCCACGGGCTGCCCTCGTACCCGCATCCGCGACTGATGTCGGACTTCTGGGAGTTCCCGACCGTGTCGATGGGCCTGGGCCCGATGAACGCCATCTACCAGGCCCGGTTCAACCACTACCTGCACGACCGCGGCATCAAGGACACCTCCGATCAGCACGTGTGGGCGTTCCTCGGCGACGGCGAGATGGACGAGCCGGAGTCGCGCGGTCTCGCGCACGTCGCGGCGCTGGAGGGCCTGGACAACCTGACCTTCGTGGTCAACTGCAACCTGCAGCGGCTCGACGGCCCGGTGCGCGGCAACGGCAAGATCATCCAGGAGCTGGAGTCGTTCTTC
This genomic interval carries:
- a CDS encoding peroxiredoxin, with the translated sequence MPLEVGTVAPDFTLKDQNNQDVSLSDYRGKKNVLIVFYPLAFTGICQGELCKVRDELPKFQNDNAEILAISVGPPPTHKIWAAEQGYTFPLLSDFWPHGAVAQAYDVFNQKSGYPNRGTFVVDREGHIRFAEMNAPGEPRDQAAWEKALAALDS
- a CDS encoding DUF3052 domain-containing protein, with protein sequence MVAAADAQNYAQKLGITHGMVVQELGWDDDVDDDLRADVEESIGSELVDEDSDEVIDVVLLWWRDGDGDLVDALMDAIGPLADEGFVWVLTPKTGHPGHVEPSEIAESAPTAGLTQTSAISLGTWAGSRLVQPKAPSKQR